From the Nostoc sp. PCC 7107 genome, the window CAAATTTGGCGACTGAAGCGACGAATAGCATTCATCACCGATAGGTTGACTTTCTATGAAAAATGTAGCCAGACTCTGCTATCTCAAACCCCCCAAAATCTTGATATTAGTCAGCAAAATCTCCATAACCTCCGCCTAAACAACCAATCTCTACAATTCAAAATCCAGCAAGTTCGTCAAATTGTTAATCTGCTATTGTTAGGGCAGCGATTAGGAAAACGCTATGTTCGTCAATCCAATTTTTTCTGGTTCAGAAAAACACTCACCAAAACTGGAATGAACAATAGCAACATTTCTAGTTGATAAATTGTCACGATAAATTAACTCGATAAAATCATTCTGGTTATACCAAGGGGAAACAACCCACCTAAAATGGGTGTAAGGAGAGAAACAATTCAAATGTCTAATAACCGTTCTGGAGTCTTTATTGGCGGTATGATGCTAGGAGCGACTATCGGTGCTTTAACCGGTTTGCTAATTGCTCCGCGCACAGGGCGCGAAACGCGTAAACTTTTGAAAAAATCTGCTGATGCCATCCCAGAATTAGCGGAAGATTTATCAACAAGTGTACAAATTCAGGCAGATCGTCTGTCTGCTAACGCATTACGTAACTGGGATGAAACTTTAGATAGACTAAAAGAAGCGATCGCCGCTGGCATAGATGCTAGTCAGCGCGAAAGTCAAGTCTTGCATCAGCAAACAACTGAAGAAGACTCAGATTCGCTTCCTCAGCCTTTGGAACGCTCGTAGATAGCATAACCGTGATTGACCCCCTATTTTGGTTGGGACTATCCCTACTCTTAGTCGCCGCCAGTCTAACTGCTGTTTTAGTGGCGGCTATACCCGCTTTACAAGAAGTAGCACGCGCAGCCCGCAGTGCGGAAAAGTTTTTTGACACCCTTTCGCGGGAGCTACCACCTACTTTAACTTCCATCCGCACCACTGGTATCGAAATCACTGACTTAACCAATGATGTTAGTGAAGGTGTCAAAAGTGCTGGTCAAGTTGTTAAACAAGTTGACCAAGGCATTGATGGTGCAAAAAAACAAGCCCAAAATCTTCAAGTCGGTACTCGTAGCCTAGTTGTTGGGATGAAAACTGCTTGGAAGACATTTACTCGTCAAAAATCATCTAAACGTACAGTAGAACGATTGCCCATTACCGACAAGCAACAGCTAACATTACGAGAACGGGAAGCCATTAGGCAGGAAAATCGCCGCACCAAAACCTAAGCTTACCGTTCTAATCATACTTCTAGTTGGGATAGCAATTCTGAAGATGAAGATTTTCTGTAAGAATTCAGCACTCAGGAGTCAGAATTTAAAAGCAGTTCAGCTTAACTAAGAGACTATTTATAAAGTAAATCTTTAGACGACAAGACGACGCAACATAATCCGAGTCATAACAGCATATATAGCAGCTTCACTCATTTCGGGTAGGCGCTCATAATCTTTGCTGAGACGATGATATTGGTTAAACCACCCAAATGTTCTTTCGACTACCCAACGTTTCGGTAAAACCTGAAATTCTGACTCGGTACGCCGTATGACTTCAACATGAGCTTGGATCATCAACCAAACACAAAGAGCAAACTTATCACCGTCATAACCGGAATCAACCCATAAAACTTCAACTTTCTCAAGTAATTCAGGACGCTCCTCTAACAATTCCATCAAAGCATAGGCAGCAAGCACTCGCTCTGGGGCATTTGCTTCACTTACAACCACTTTCAACAATAATCCCAGGCTATCAACCAAAGTCTGTCGCTTTCGCCCTTTTACCTTTTTACCGCCATCAAAACCGTACACATCCCCCTTTTTTGGTCAGTTTTAACTGACTGACTGTCTGCGGCGAGGGCGCTGGGTTGTGTTGATTTACCTAATTTTAAGCGAACCTGACCGCGTAATGAATGGTTTAATTTTTCCCATACCCCTTTGCGCTGCCATTTGCGGTAGTAGTTGTATACAGTTGAGCTGGGCGGGAAGTCTCCCGGAAGCATATTCCATTGGCATCCTGTCTTCAGGTGATAGTAGATAGCGTTGCATACCTCCCGCATATCAGTTGTGCGCGGGTGTCCTCCTTCTTTCGCTGGTGGAATCAAGGGGGCTAGGATTTCCCACTCCATATCTGTTAAGTCTGTGGGGTAAGACTTTCGCGCCATACCTAACTATGTAAATACACTACGTTTAATGTATCTTATCGTTGTCATAACTCTTTTCTTTTCGCTTTTAGATTTACTTTATAAATAGCCTCTAATTTATCAATTGAGAAGAATTTGATTAATTTCCCCAAATTCTGACTCCTGAATTCTTACGATTTTCTTCAATATAATTCAGAAAAGGAGGCTATTTTACAGATATATCTTAATATACCCTACTACGTTAATTCTATTTTTACTTTATAAAATAACCACTAAATCTCCTAATAACTAATTGATTCTGAATTCTGAACTCTTGTTTCTAGCACAATCATCAGTTTTGAGAGTCTGTTGTCACTGTTGTGGAATTACTTTGAGCCAAGATATTATCATTCCTGCCTTGTCCATAACTGTCAGTAGAGGTAAATGTTCTGGTGTTAATTGTCATTTGCTCTTTGTCTTCTCTATTTTGTCCTGGAGAAGGCAACCAATATGCTAATACGCTAGTTACCCCACCCCAGTAAAGTGCCGTATTCTGATCGTTACTTGGTTTAGAAACCAACTGCACAATACATAACCCTAACATAGCAGCACTAAAGACCACTTGTACACCAAATCTCCAAGTATTTTGATCAAAATTTTGTCTTGGTTGATTTCTGCTGGTGTTAGATGAATCTGCCATAATATGAGATCCTCAAAAGATAAATTTCACCTTTGGTAAGCTTTAACACTACTTATTAGTAGAAAGTTTTTTAACAACTATATTTGTTTCTTACAAGCCTGTGTAAGTGAGTTTCGGAAAAGTTAAAGATCAACTTTTGCTTACCGTCAGGAAAAGATGAAATTAGCCTAGAAGATTATTGGCGGTTGATACGATTCATTAGCCAAAGTGACCCAACCAATCCTGCAAAGTGGGCTGAAACAGTATTAGTGTTTGCCTGAACTACAAGCATATCGAGTCCGCTAATAATCCGAGTCGGATCAAACAATTGCGAAGTGATAGCTTGCGGAGATATAGACCTGGCCACTAGTGTACCAACGATCGCCTGCGCCCCTAAAAGTGTGACTAATGTACCAATTAAATTTATCCACAGACCTAAACGTAATACCTGTAAGGTTTCGCTTTTACGCGGGCGGTTGCTAGGGTTGGAAGATTGTAGTTGTCTACCAATTCTGGTGTAACGGAAAGCCAAATAGATACCCGCACCCAAAATAATTAGTCCACAAACCGCTAAAAAGACTCCAAAGCCAGTTCCTGGATTATTACTAGGGCTACCTGCTCTTTGAGAAAAAATCGCAAATAGCAGGACGATTATGCTGGAAACTACACCTAGTACTAACTGAATCCAAAAGCTAATCCAACCTGTGAGACGGAATGTTTGGGCGATCGCCCGAAGAGTAGCAGAAGATGACGGAGCATCGGAATTTTGTGACATACTAATCACCAATGAGCTAGGCATTTGCTAGATTTACTATCACACTTACCAGATGACCTATGAGTATCTCAAGTAGAACTGAGAAACAAAGTGTTTAATAAGCTTTACAGACAAAATGGCATTTTACTTGTAAAATTTCTTCGATGGCATTTTATGCTTATGCAGTTCTAATCGGCTCGGCATCATTTGACACCGATACAGTGGCTACGCCTCTGTCTTTATTGCTCCTCACCACACTGCCTAGAGCTTAAATAGGAGGGTAAGTCTTACGCTCCTTAGAGTTTCGCTTGTATCCCATGACTTTATCTGCGTGGGGCATATTTGTTTTGCATTTTTACGTTGACGCTTTGAACATCCGGACTCAGTGTATATGTATTTTTTATTACGCTAGTAATATTACATACTGAACACAAGGATTATAAATCCCACCCTAAGGCATTTTTTTAGCCATTCACCAACCATGAAACTTGAGGATATATATCAATTCTTTGAAAATCCTCCGCCAACTTACCTCTGTCAGGAACTAGCTATTTGTTACATACTGTCTGTTTTACGGCAAGGTGAATCCTACGGAACCGAGTTAATTCAACGTTTAGAAACTGAATATCCAACTTATCGGCTTTCAGATACCGTACTGTATAGTGCGATTAAGTTTCTAGAAGACGAAAGGGCTATTAATGGATATTGGAAGAAGCTCGAAGGACGGGGAAGACCTAGACGAATGTACCAAGTTTCTCCAGAATGGCAAGTTCAAGCGCAGGATTTAACGCGTCTTTGGCAAGAGTACATCAACGGGAGGACAAATTAACTAATAATTAATAATGAATAAATCTCCTCCATTCACACAGTAACAATCAGTTATGGATACTGCTATTCTGCCATCTACGTTGCTGCTCACCTTATTGTTATCAGTTGGGCTATTTTTCTTTATTCGTGCTGCAACCAAAGACCGCACAAAAACTGCACAACTGGTTTCTGAGCAAGACGAAGCTGTATTAATGCCTCAATTACAGGATTATTTCCTTTCGCGGTCTTACCGAGTGGCAGCGGTAGACCGAGATAAAAATCAAGTTATTTTTGAGGGTTTTGTCCAACCCAGCCTATTTTTAGCAATTTTTTTGACGCTACTGGCAACAGTAGGTTTGATTTGTTTATCCTTTGTTCTATCACTGCTGTTTCCTAGCATCAGCAGTTTTTTTCTAGGAATAGTGCTGTTATCACCGTTGAGTGGTGTGTTCTATTGGAAAAAAGCAGGAAGAACTGAGAAAGTATTGCTTCATCTGCAAAAAGCTAATCAAGATGAACCAAACTCTCTAGGCAATATTACTGTAACTGCCCATCGAGATGAACTGATTGAGTTACAGAAAGCACTCAACTTAAAGGTGAGTGATTAAACTTGAGTTTTTTCACATTTCTTCTACTGATGAGCAAGAGGAAATAAACAATAGGGAGTAGGAAAGAGGATTGTTGTGATGTAAATTTTCTCCATAACGAATTGCTGTAGAGAAAAGGTATCTTGTAACCTAGCCTACAAAAGGAAGGCGCAATGCTACTTTCACTTTTGAACGCTCTGTATCACTCTTTCTAACTCCCTGATGAATATTACGTTGATAATTCAACTCACACAAACCAATACGGCTTTATGAAAGTTGTTTGTCCAACCGCCTGGACTACCCTTTACCCTCTACTGGCAAGTCAGACCCAAATTTAAAAAAAATTGAAAATTTTGCATAAACTGATCAACTTTGCCAGTTAAATGAATATTCAGAACACATTCAACACTTAAGATAACCACGTAAAGTTCAGCGAGCAGCTAATGCTACAGGTTCTGAACCAGCCGGAGCTTCTAATGTTCGTAAGCTGGGAAACAAGAAATGGTTCTCTTCTACGTATTGAGCGCCAAATAGACCCTTTTCTGCCCAGAAATATCGGTCTGTTGTATGTTCATTTCGCTTTACGAGCAGTAGAGCCGGTGGCAAGATCCCTTCAGCTTGAATGAATTTCCTGGCTGCTGTCACAGGTTTTTCTTCGCCGCTTTCGATGCTATATTGAGGCACATGCTCTAAAATCCGCCGTCCTTCCTGGCGACGACGACTCTTTCTTTTCCGTCTCCTTGCCAACCTATTTTCCTCCTCTTTCAAGCTATTAGATTGTAGTTATAGCTACAAAATCCGTCGTAATTATAAAAGTTCTAGTTCAAAAAATCAATAGTTTATAAACTTTTAATACAACAAAAATAATTTTTTTGAAGGCAAATAAATCACAAAACTAGTAAAGTACAGGATTTCTTTATCTGTACCATTATTTAAACAGCTTTAGTGAAGCTTGATGAAAACAGAGTTAGAATCAAGCTGATTCTTGAAAATTCTTTCAAAGTATTTGATCCTGAGCAAGAAATGAAAAATGTTAATGTCTGCTAGTTCAGATTTTGTCGCTTTATGCCGAGAACAAATAGCATTGTTAGCCCAAGGGTTGGGAGCCTCTTTAAGTGTGGTTTATTTAACACAAGAATTGGTAGAAGCTCCAACAACTGAGGCGAAGCTGATTCCTGTGGTAGTTTATCCAGAAACAGCAGGATTACCACCAGGAGAAGAGAATACTGAGGTAAAAGCACGCAAACAATTACAAATTAGTAATATTTTGCTCCTACCCAAACAACAAAAACGGTTATTGACAGCAGCTACAGAACCTATAGCTTCAGCACCAGAGGTCGAAACTACAGATACTGGACAGGCAGATTTTCAAGAAGAGTATTTGCTGAGTGGACACCAAATTGTTCTACCCCTGGTTCATGAGGGTGTCATGATGGGATTACTGGTGACTTGTAGAGAAGACCGGGCTTGGAATCAACAAGAACAAAGCACTATTAAAAAGATAGTTCAGACTTTGGCGATCGCTTGTGTTTTAGATCAGCGTCGAGCATGGTTGCAACAACAGTTACATCAACAACAAGTTCTGCAAGAACAGCAGCGAGATTTATTAGATAATTTATTACACCAATTTCGCAATCCCTTGACCGCATTGCGGACTTTTGGCAAATTACTCTTTAAAAGACTGCGCCCAGGCGACCCTAACCGAGACGTAGGAGCGAATATTGTTAGAGAAAGCGATCGCCTACAAGAATTATTGCAACAATTTGAGCAGGTTATTGACTGGACAGAATTAGATGTAGCACCACTGGCATTGCCCGAAAATGAAGTATTTGTGGAAGCTACTGTCCAAACAGAACCCAAACCAATTTTATTATTACCAGGCACAGGAGAAAAAGTAACTGATTGCTATTTAGCTGATTTATTAGCACCATTATTACTATCAGCAAAAGCGATCGCTCAAGAACGCCATCTCAAATTAAAAACTGAAATTCCCAAAAACTTACCTTTGGTGCGTGCCAATATTAAAGCCTTACAAGAAGTATTAAGCAATATCATTGATAATGCTTTGAAATACACACCCAAAGGTGGCAAGATTTTCATCCAGGTAGGGCAAGAAAGAGGTAATTGTATCGGGATTGCTATTAGTGATACTGGGCCAGGAATTCCCCAAGAAGACATAGCACATTTGGGCGAAAGACATTACCGGGGTGTACAAGCACAAACAGAAATTCCCGGTACAGGATTGGGACTGGCCATCGCTAAACAATTAATCGAGCAAATGCAGGGTGAAATAGACGTTTTTAGCCCAGCAATTAATTCTGCGATCGCATCCCCCGATACACCGGGAACTACGTTTATTATTTGGTTGCCAATTAGTTAAATGAAGTATGAAGTGTGAAATTTAAGCCTTCATACTTTGACTAGCTCTTAGCCTCTTTCGCCATCCTATCTCACTGACACCAACAAATTTTGATTGACTGTCATTTGTAAATCGGTGTCTGGATTAATAGCGATTAAGTCAACACTATTACGACCAAAGAATAAACCAATTAAGCCACCAATGGCCGCACCACCGAGAACTTCTTCTGTAGCGATCGCGCGATCGCCTGTAACCGCAGACACCGCCGCCGCCGCTCCAGCGCCTAATACAGTATTGGTAATAATTGCTCTAGTACTAGTGCCTTTATTTACAGTTTCTGTTTTGGTAATCACATCAGAGGTTGCAGCGATTTGATACTCTTGACCTGAAGTTAAAACTAGTTTTTGCGCCACGAATTGCGAACCACCTTTTGCAGGTTTGAGTTGACCAACAACTTGACTACCAGCGGGAATCACTACAGTACCATCTTGAGTAACAACATTTTGCTCAACAGTCAGGGTTAAAGGTGCAGTTTCATCCTTAGTCACCAGAATTTTTTCAGCTTGATCATACTTTACGGGGATAACAGTCCCTTGCGGAATTGTGATCGATACAGGTGTTGGTGTAGTAGTTTGAGTAGCCACTATATAAGGTGAATTAATTGCCGAAGCTTGATTAGAACTAACTAACGCTTGGTAAATAAAAGCTGCTACCTGTGCGCGTGTTGCAGTTGCAGTGGGATTGAGGAACTTAACATTAGGATAGTTCACCACAATTTGCTTTTCAGTTGCCGCTGCGATCGGACTACGGGCATAACTAGCAATACCAGAGGCATCGTTGAAGTATTGCAGAGTGCTTTCAACATTGCTATTAGCGCTATATTCCAAACCATTGGACAGGGATACTAAAACCTGTTGACGAGGAATAGCTTGGTTAGGCTCAAAGCGGTTTCCAGGATATCCTGAGAGGAAACCTATGGTATAAGCTTGCTGAATAGCACTAGATGCCCAGTAATTGCTGGGTACGTCTACAAAGTTGATTGCTTGACGTTGCTGTGCTTTTTGGAAAGCTTTGTTAACCATCGCTGCAAATTGAGCGCGTGTTACCGCTTCTTCTGGGCGGAAACTGCCATCAGGAAACCCGGCAATTACACCCCGCTGTGATAATTCTTGAATAAACTGTGCAGCCCAGTAGTTAGATGAAACATCAGTAAAAGTAGTTTGAGCAAAAGAGGGTGTAGCTGCCATAAAGGGGGTTACAGCACCCACAGTGATACTCAAAGCCATAAGTGCAGCAGTTTTAGATTGCCAAGCATTTAAATTAGACATTAATTTTACTCCCGACATTTATTTATTTCCTGTTAATTACTCAGACAAAAATTCAACAATAAAGTTTCCATAATTTCCGCTTTATTGAGTAAATAAACTTGTTTTAATACTAAGGACATATATTTAAAAAAATAAGTAATAGGGAATAGCTCCTCAACTATTCCCTATTACTTATTTCACATGACTATTTATCTATTATTCCTAAAATAATATGCACACCTGTCTGAAGATTTAATCAGACGCTATGGCGAGAAAATAGTTGCAGTCACTTGATAAAAAGAAGGTAAGCTCTGATGGGTGTGATTAAATTTATCAAGGTAATTTCAGTCATTTATTGTAGATAAATCCCCTTATGTCTATCATCTTTCCCATTAAAAAACTGCTATGCAAGTTTTTACACATAGCAGTTATCAAATTAAACTTGAAAAGAAATTTATGCTTTCACTGCTACTTTCTTTTGTTGACGCTTTAAAAGTGAAGTAGTTCCGAAAGCGCCTATTGCCAATACACCTAACATTGCACTGGGTTCTGGAACACTCTGTGCTAGTCTATAAGCGTGGTTATCTGTTTCAAAAGCAATACCATTTGAACGCATTACAACGCGATCAAATTTTTCACCTGCATCACCTACAAGATTGACAAACATATTAGATTGACCGCTAGTCCAGCTACCATCAGCTACTGCACCTGGTACATCTGAGCCACTAAAAGTCTTTAACAACTGATTGCCACTGTAGATATCAATATAGTTGTAACTATCTAATGAGCCTGCATAAAAACCGAAGTAATCAACAGCTTCTTTGAAATTAATATTGACAAAACCACTATCTCCTGCAACACCACTACCTGATGGAGCAATTGTGAGAAACTTAGTAGTATCTCCATAGGGTGAAGCATATTGACCACTTACACTACCCTGAACAATGTTAGTAGTGACATTAGAGTAAGTAGCAAATCCATTTGGATCATTTGCTGTCCCATCATCAAAGGTGACAGTTTTAGCATCAGAGTAGCTAGAGAACATCCCACCACTTACTACCATAGTTACGGCACTAGCTGGGTTGGCACTCGCTACAATAACAGTTGTTCCCAGTAAAGCAAGAGATAAATTTTTCAGCATTTTTGTGAAATTATTGAAGATATATGGAAATTAGCAATCATGAGTGATTTCCAACCAACTGATTACAGTTAGCTGTTTCTACGTCTGCACTTATACAGGAGATGGAAAGATAACTTATTAAGTCCTGTCTGTGAATCTTGTCTGTCACAGTAGGAAGGAAGATGCAAGTTTCTCTAGATGCCTGATATTCTTAATCTTGATTTTTTTTACTAGAAATAGACACCGTATATACACTAAATTTGCTTTAAAGAATGAATGAAGCGGATTTGATACTTTAACAAGCAGCAAATATTCAGCATATACCTTGAATATTCAATTAAGACGATATGGAGAGAAAATAGTTGCATTAATATTAAATTTTGTCTCTATAAAAATGAAGCGATCGCACACTATATTGAAAGAGGCAATCGCTGATTAAGCTGATTAAGTTCACGACGGAAACTTCAGTTAATAATTAGTAGTGTTTCGGGATATTACTAAATTGCTTGTCAGTGTGATGTCTAAATCTTCTTCGGGTCTGAGAACAAAGACATCAGCTTGTTTTTTCCGCAACAGTACACTGGCAGCAGCACCCGCAGCACCACCAATCACAGGTTCCAATACTTCTATTCTTCTGTTACCAGTCAGCAATGAAATTACAGTGGCCGCACCAGCACCAATAGCTGCATCTGTTAAAATTTGACCAGTATCAGCGCCTTTGCTAATTTTTTCAGTTTCGGTGATTGTCCGAGAATTAGCGTTAATTGGTAGTCTGCGGCCAGAAGGGAAGATTAATTCTGAAGCTACAAACCTTACACCCTTGCTATTGTCAGCATTGCTGTTATTGGGGGAATTTCTGCCATATAAATCAACAGGCTCTAGTCTACCTATAACTTCAGTTTTGGCGGGAATTAAGACATTTCTATTCCTGTCGATAATGTCGTTAGCTATTCTTAGCTTCAGAGACATACTTTCCCCTGGGGTGACAACGACTTTTTCTTTTTCGTAAGTCACAGGCAAAGTTACATTAGCAGGAATTGTAGTTGAGCGTGATTGACCAAGATTATATTGTGCTTGGGCAGGAGCTACAGTAATTATAGGAGCGATCGCACCTGTAGTTAGTGCTATTGCCATGAATGCTGCTGCGCCAGATTTGATGCGATAAAGGTGTGTCATAACAAAATTTACTTTGATGTGTGTGACTTGTGTGATGACGAGGCATTACTGAGATTGTTTCTGACTGGCTAGAGAACTATTTCTAGGCATATACCGTACTCAGG encodes:
- a CDS encoding ATP-binding protein gives rise to the protein MLMSASSDFVALCREQIALLAQGLGASLSVVYLTQELVEAPTTEAKLIPVVVYPETAGLPPGEENTEVKARKQLQISNILLLPKQQKRLLTAATEPIASAPEVETTDTGQADFQEEYLLSGHQIVLPLVHEGVMMGLLVTCREDRAWNQQEQSTIKKIVQTLAIACVLDQRRAWLQQQLHQQQVLQEQQRDLLDNLLHQFRNPLTALRTFGKLLFKRLRPGDPNRDVGANIVRESDRLQELLQQFEQVIDWTELDVAPLALPENEVFVEATVQTEPKPILLLPGTGEKVTDCYLADLLAPLLLSAKAIAQERHLKLKTEIPKNLPLVRANIKALQEVLSNIIDNALKYTPKGGKIFIQVGQERGNCIGIAISDTGPGIPQEDIAHLGERHYRGVQAQTEIPGTGLGLAIAKQLIEQMQGEIDVFSPAINSAIASPDTPGTTFIIWLPIS
- a CDS encoding DUF3155 domain-containing protein, whose product is MARRRKRKSRRRQEGRRILEHVPQYSIESGEEKPVTAARKFIQAEGILPPALLLVKRNEHTTDRYFWAEKGLFGAQYVEENHFLFPSLRTLEAPAGSEPVALAAR
- a CDS encoding YtxH domain-containing protein, encoding MSNNRSGVFIGGMMLGATIGALTGLLIAPRTGRETRKLLKKSADAIPELAEDLSTSVQIQADRLSANALRNWDETLDRLKEAIAAGIDASQRESQVLHQQTTEEDSDSLPQPLERS
- a CDS encoding S-layer homology domain-containing protein, producing the protein MSNLNAWQSKTAALMALSITVGAVTPFMAATPSFAQTTFTDVSSNYWAAQFIQELSQRGVIAGFPDGSFRPEEAVTRAQFAAMVNKAFQKAQQRQAINFVDVPSNYWASSAIQQAYTIGFLSGYPGNRFEPNQAIPRQQVLVSLSNGLEYSANSNVESTLQYFNDASGIASYARSPIAAATEKQIVVNYPNVKFLNPTATATRAQVAAFIYQALVSSNQASAINSPYIVATQTTTPTPVSITIPQGTVIPVKYDQAEKILVTKDETAPLTLTVEQNVVTQDGTVVIPAGSQVVGQLKPAKGGSQFVAQKLVLTSGQEYQIAATSDVITKTETVNKGTSTRAIITNTVLGAGAAAAVSAVTGDRAIATEEVLGGAAIGGLIGLFFGRNSVDLIAINPDTDLQMTVNQNLLVSVR
- a CDS encoding IS5 family transposase (programmed frameshift), giving the protein MARKSYPTDLTDMEWEILAPLIPPAKEGGHPRTTDMREVCNAIYYHLKTGCQWNMLPGDFPPSSTVYNYYRKWQRKGVWEKLNHSLRGQVRLKLGKSTQPSALAADSQSVKTDPKKGDVYGFDGGKKVKGRKRQTLVDSLGLLLKVVVSEANAPERVLAAYALMELLEERPELLEKVEVLWVDSGYDGDKFALCVWLMIQAHVEVIRRTESEFQVLPKRWVVERTFGWFNQYHRLSKDYERLPEMSEAAIYAVMTRIMLRRLVV
- a CDS encoding PadR family transcriptional regulator, translated to MKLEDIYQFFENPPPTYLCQELAICYILSVLRQGESYGTELIQRLETEYPTYRLSDTVLYSAIKFLEDERAINGYWKKLEGRGRPRRMYQVSPEWQVQAQDLTRLWQEYINGRTN
- a CDS encoding cofactor assembly of complex C subunit B, with translation MDTAILPSTLLLTLLLSVGLFFFIRAATKDRTKTAQLVSEQDEAVLMPQLQDYFLSRSYRVAAVDRDKNQVIFEGFVQPSLFLAIFLTLLATVGLICLSFVLSLLFPSISSFFLGIVLLSPLSGVFYWKKAGRTEKVLLHLQKANQDEPNSLGNITVTAHRDELIELQKALNLKVSD
- a CDS encoding DUF3611 family protein — protein: MSQNSDAPSSSATLRAIAQTFRLTGWISFWIQLVLGVVSSIIVLLFAIFSQRAGSPSNNPGTGFGVFLAVCGLIILGAGIYLAFRYTRIGRQLQSSNPSNRPRKSETLQVLRLGLWINLIGTLVTLLGAQAIVGTLVARSISPQAITSQLFDPTRIISGLDMLVVQANTNTVSAHFAGLVGSLWLMNRINRQ
- a CDS encoding PEP-CTERM sorting domain-containing protein (PEP-CTERM proteins occur, often in large numbers, in the proteomes of bacteria that also encode an exosortase, a predicted intramembrane cysteine proteinase. The presence of a PEP-CTERM domain at a protein's C-terminus predicts cleavage within the sorting domain, followed by covalent anchoring to some some component of the (usually Gram-negative) cell surface. Many PEP-CTERM proteins exhibit an unusual sequence composition that includes large numbers of potential glycosylation sites. Expression of one such protein has been shown restore the ability of a bacterium to form floc, a type of biofilm.), yielding MLKNLSLALLGTTVIVASANPASAVTMVVSGGMFSSYSDAKTVTFDDGTANDPNGFATYSNVTTNIVQGSVSGQYASPYGDTTKFLTIAPSGSGVAGDSGFVNINFKEAVDYFGFYAGSLDSYNYIDIYSGNQLLKTFSGSDVPGAVADGSWTSGQSNMFVNLVGDAGEKFDRVVMRSNGIAFETDNHAYRLAQSVPEPSAMLGVLAIGAFGTTSLLKRQQKKVAVKA